Below is a window of Candidatus Kapaibacterium sp. DNA.
GGTCATGCCGGCTGTGGGAAGACTAGTCTTGCAGAGGCCATTCTCTACTTTGCCGGAGCAACGACTCGCAAGGGAAGCGTTGCTGAGCGCAACACTGTTTCAGACTACCATGAGCTAGAACACGAACGCGGTACCTCCGTCTTCGCAAGCCTCCTTACCTTCGAATGGGAGGGATTCAAGATCAACCTCCTCGACACCCCAGGCTACGACGACTTCATTGGCCAGGTGCTGCCAGCAATCCGGGTAGCAGATGTTGGCTTCCTCCTTGTCAACCTTCAGAGCGGCGTCGAAGTTGGCACCGAGCTGGTTTGGAAATTCGCGGAACGGGAGCGGCTCCCGATTGTCCTCGTCTTGAGCAAGCCCGATATAGACCAGGCCGATTTCGAGCGCACGGTACAGCAAATCCGACAGCGCCTGAGCTCAAACATCGCTATCATCAGCTATCCTGTAGGTACAGGTGCCCAGTTTCGGGGCATCGTAGACATCATTTCCCAGCAGTTCTTCGGAGCCGATGCCCCGAAAGCACCAGCCCATCCCCAGCCACTGCCTCCTGAGGAGAATGAGCGCGTCCAAAACTTCCGGGAAGCACTTATGGAAGCCGTCGCTGTTGCTGACGAAGCGCTCATGGAAGCTTACTTCAGCAACGGCGAGCTAAGCCAAGAGGAGCTTCGGCACGGGTTACGGCAGGCCACGCTCCAGCGGTCTATCTTCCCCATTCTTTGCGTTGGCGCGCATCGGGACATTGGCATCTCACAGTTCCTGCAGTTCCTGACTCACACAATCCCTACGCCCGCAGAGTGCCTCAGAGTGCGGTCTCAGGGCCAGTTCCCCACAAGTGACCCCTCTGGGCCAGCGGTTGCCTTCGTCTACCGAACCCTCTCCGAGCCGAGCTTGGGGGATATGAGCTTCTTCCGAGTCTACTCCGGTACCCTACGGGCGGGCATGGAGTTAGTGAACGCGCAGACGGGCAGCGTAGAGCGCCTACCACAGCTCTTCACCGTCCTTGGCAAGAAGCGTACTGAAGTCTCTCCAATCGCTGCTGGTGACCTTGCTGCCACAGTCAAACTCCGCAACACTCACACAAACAATACCCTCCATGACCGGGGTACTGATGGCTTTGTCATCCCACCAATCGAGTTTCCGCCCCCTCGGGTCCGCGTGGCCGTCGTTCCCGTGCGAAAGGGTGAT
It encodes the following:
- a CDS encoding elongation factor G yields the protein MRVYDAQHVRNAVLLGHAGCGKTSLAEAILYFAGATTRKGSVAERNTVSDYHELEHERGTSVFASLLTFEWEGFKINLLDTPGYDDFIGQVLPAIRVADVGFLLVNLQSGVEVGTELVWKFAERERLPIVLVLSKPDIDQADFERTVQQIRQRLSSNIAIISYPVGTGAQFRGIVDIISQQFFGADAPKAPAHPQPLPPEENERVQNFREALMEAVAVADEALMEAYFSNGELSQEELRHGLRQATLQRSIFPILCVGAHRDIGISQFLQFLTHTIPTPAECLRVRSQGQFPTSDPSGPAVAFVYRTLSEPSLGDMSFFRVYSGTLRAGMELVNAQTGSVERLPQLFTVLGKKRTEVSPIAAGDLAATVKLRNTHTNNTLHDRGTDGFVIPPIEFPPPRVRVAVVPVRKGDEEKVGAALHQLYEEDPSYRVEHAQELRQIILHGQGELHLAVARWLLQNRFRVEVEFAEPRIPYRETIQKPAKGYYKHKKQTGGAGQYAEVHLLIEPYAEGMPDPAGLTVRSKEEYDLPWGGKLVFLNCIVGGVIDARFMPAILKGIMEKMQDGPLTGSYVRDIRVSVFDGKMHPVDSNEAAFKIAGMMAFKNAFLEADPRVLEPIYEVTITVPDEFVGAVMSDLPARRATILGVESDGPYQRIRAHMPLAELDRYAAALRSLTQGRATYTQRFVEYVPVPPHIQQKLVAEHRAQATAEV